The Theobroma cacao cultivar B97-61/B2 chromosome 2, Criollo_cocoa_genome_V2, whole genome shotgun sequence genome includes the window GAAGAccaaaaactagaaaaatgGAGACGGAGAGTGAGAGAGGAAGGGAAGTAGTGGTTTCTGGAAAGACTTTAATTTGACCTTTTTATTGGGTTTCAAAATGAATTctgataaaagaaagaaaaataataagatgGGTCCAAGTGGCCAACCGTGTGGCATTGATCGGCTCAAAAGGGACCAAATCTTTGACCACTTACCGCTCTGTCGAGTGTCTACATTCTACCCTTTGCCCTATTCATCAGTCAAGCACgttcttaattaaatttgcGCTCATCTAAACATTCTTGGTTACGGCAACAATTTCACTTTGGAAAGGACAAACAACCCCGTTACTGCAAACTTTTGTCAGTCTTCTTAACTCGCATCGTTGTCAGTCTTAACGGAGCTTAAATAACTACAATACAACCCTGACTCATGAGACTGGACAGTTTCCACAATCCCCAAGGACAAACCTTTACGCTAATTCAATTACAGCTCCTTCCAATATCCCATTCGCAatacaataattaatttagacaaaatACTATTTTTGGTATTAAGGATCAAAATACTCAAAAGTAAACAGCTATCCATTTAGGCATCAGTATCAAAGGAAGCAACATCGGCGGATGACCTCTAAACAATAACTTCAttgtatatttaaaaaaaaaaaactggaAAAGATTATATATGGTTTAAACAAAAAgcataaatcttttaaaattgtGACTGAAGAAGAGTGAAGACTCACATGTACGAGTCTCATTCTCACGCTCCCACACGATGAGTATAACTCCACCTAATGCCTAACTCAGATCCGTGCCAACTTGACCACCAGAGTGTATGAGCGTGATCCTTCAACCAACAAATTAACACCCTTTCGGTGTTAATTTCTTTACTCCCCTTGACAAAACTTAAAGAATAAATGCGAAAGCATGCGGTAATTTCATCTATATGATCTCATTATTGGTAAACAATAAATGTCAATAGACTTtttattcaacttaaaattatttaacagCAGGACaaaaaacatcatccaaatCACACCATGAGAGAGGTCTAGTTTTTAATTGCTCCGTCGGTCCCCTGTCCTCACCTATCGAGCACATGCCGTTTGCAATGGTTCTCTACAAACCAAATTCCCAGgaacaagagaaagaaaaaaaaaattaaaaactacaCATGACAATCCTTATTCAACATGTTTTTTCCGTGAGGGTAAAATGTTCTTAAATAGACCCAATTTCTACTGTGTAGAGTATAGAATAGCCAATTATGTAATGGCATAATAACCGAAATTAATGCCCACTTTGAACTGAGACAGGGTCAGGCTTCGAACTACACAGCTGGTTTTGTAACATGGAGATGTGATTCACTTCGATTTTGTGTCTGGTAATAAGAAAGACTAGAAATTTGTCTTGCATGGAGTCGGTCAACAcggttaaaacttaaaaccGTCAGTACTCTTTGACACCAACAATACGAGGTtggccaaaagaaaaaacaaaaacccaaaacccaGGCCCAAACCGGCACCACAGAGGAGCTGGATATATAAGTGAGGCACGTAGCGAGCAATGGATGGTCCACGTGTCGAAACCCCCAAGGTTCATCACCAAAGCTGATTGCACGGACTGTGGCAGAGGCAGAGAGCTAGAAGACAAGGACCCAacaatgaaattttgaaaaacctCACTGTTGGGGTGTGCTCCTGCCATATTATGCATACTCATGGACCATGGTTCACATGGGGGGATGGCAATTTATTCACCATGTGAGGGATGCAATCAGGTGAGTTCCTTCTTTGCTGGTTCAGTGGCTTTGCAATCTGGGGCTGGCTACAAGTAGAATCCCAGCCCCATAGTCCACCCTGCTGCAGAGGCATATAAACTCACCTAGCTATTAGGCATACGTCGTGTTGATGTTAATATACTTTCcgaataaaaattatttctttcgCTCATAgataacaaaatttaaaactttaaattgAATCATAACATTCATTGAttataatgaaaaaagaataGTGAATAATATACTACTACCCAGACTGAGTAGAGGATGAGAAGGGCCGGTTTTTTGGCGTTGTCCAAAATACAAACATTGAAAGGTAGGAGTTTAGGCCTTAGGGTCTAAGCAGGTAGAGGTGAAGGTCAAAGGCTCTTCCGAAGGCCACATGCGGTGCCACATCATTTGCAGTCCAACATGTCAAGGCTCAAGgggttttatttttacattgtCAGCGATTCACGTGGTCTCTCTCTTTCCGAGTACATATGGTACGACAACGTCAATATTGAATTACGACTACAATTCACGTAGATAACCGAGCCAATCCCTTCCAGCTGATGCTCTCCACCTCCCCTATCTGTACACATACTTGCTTTGCCTCTTTTCTTCTCCAACTCccatttcttctcttcttgcAAGTTCCTTCGCCTTATCTCTGTCTCTTATGTATCCATTACTTGTTGTTTTCTATGTTTGTCGGATGACGTTGTCATGTAATGAACAAAGATATACATACAGGGCAACAAACGATGGAGCTGGTCAACCAAGTTACCTGAAATTAAACATGCATTAGTacatcataattaataattcttGAGAATATATTGCAAACAAAACCATAACACTCTACGATTTCATCCAGACTGGAAAAACGAATCAAGGGCTCTGCAAATTATAAACTTGTTCACATGGATAAATTTTCCAATTTGATCATCCTAGCTTGAACGCTCTCGTCTTCTCCTTTCTTTGTATTAGGACAAAGGATACCATGAAGAATCAGTCTAGTGAAATGAAAGAGGGAACCATCTCAGTCTAAGTACTCAAGCCAAGTCTTGAGCAAAAGCCAGAGATCAGCAATACAGCTTTATTAATAAGATTCCAAATTCTACTTAGATCTAGTTATTACAAGACTATCCATTGTCAACCTCAACTCCCTTTGATCCAGTTCGATTCTCGCaatttaccctttttttttttatcaaattaaatactctAACTTTGACACCTatcattttaaacattttaattaattcaattttacaaaatatatttttaaaattgcttCATCCAaagttttaaagaaataattttgCACAGTGTTTCACCtgttaaatataaaattacaagaggtcaaatttttatcaacaaaaatcaaaatgtgaACAGCTCATTGGAAAACAAggagtaatatatatattggcGAGTCTAGGAACATTCACTTATAACCGAGCAAGTAAGTAGTAAAGTGAGTGCTCATTCATTCTTCGGCATTGCTTTGGGCCATGAAGTGCAACGTTTCACCGCCAAACACAATGCGAAACACTTCACTTTTCAATTTAATAACACTTGTTCAACCATTAAGTTTTTTCATCCTAAAACTACTATTTCGATGCGTTTTTGCAGTCacaaccaaaatatttttacagTCATATTAAACACTTTTTCATAACAATGCTTCAGTATTTTCCAATAAAACTGCTACCAACTTAAAACATGTTTCAACCTCAATTAACAATACCAAACTAAGCCATTAGGTAgtaatgtctaaattttgtttttttataattgaaagaaAGAGGATTCGAATTTTTCTCTTTAGGCAGGTATCATGCACCAattaatgagtcaaatgttcGGGTGTTAATAATGTCCAAACTTGActtgttattaattaaaatattatatcacTTATTTTGCTAATCTTGTTGTATGTTATTTGGAATtagttctttttattttttttttcttaaaaaaagggagaatTCAAATCttaatgttttaaagaaacatATATGTATCTATTATTGAGTTAAAATGTTAACTGAAATTATAGCATCCTGGTCTTTGATATCATATTTATTTACAAAGTCATGTTGCATCAAACATTTATCTacttatttacattttaaaaaaatagaggGTAAATTTCGATGATATTAGAAAGTTCATCCTTTCATCAGCCCCCAcaataaggaaaagaaaaagtccaTTTCAGTTTCATACTGAAAAAAAGCCGGTTTTCCCACGTTAACACAAAATGATGCTCGAGCTTTAAAAGTGGAAACAAACCATAGCAAGCTGCAAGCTtaccaaaagaagaaataaaaaaggaactTGAGACAACTGTTGTCATtaacaaaatttcaatttatatattcttcaaattaagttcatttCTCACCTTTTGTGGATCACCGGAGTGAAATTAGACTCagctttttatatataataagatTTTATATGAGAAAAAATGCAGTTGCTTATCTACTAATAATACTAATTAGCCATGTTTTCCTTGTATACCAATAAAGTCAATCACATCTTACCTCCAGAAATAGAATCATATTGACCCATCAATTCTTTTCCAACTCATAAGTTGTtcattttcttgaaatataCGTGCATTTATCATTAGATAAAAAGCTTAATGCAACTTTTAGTTCAAAGACAATATACACGTCAGTTTTCGATTAATCAATAAACTTATTATTCAAAGCCTGATTTATCCTTGTATTAATTACCgcattcaaaagaaaaatattttcataaataactCGGTAATTGACAACGATCTTTGAAATACTGGCTCAATGACAAAAACCCATTTGAAATCTAAAAAGGTGCAATGCtatatttggttttcttgATTACAGTGCTATATGCCGAGCTGATTGTTTGATTAATGgaacttaaattaaatgttgCTAAACCCTGTGACAATTGTAACAGTAATAGAAACAGTAGAGAATAAGCCCAAATGCTGAACATTAGAGGGTGTAGTGCGGCAGGCTACAAGCGAAAAAAGACAGGCAACCACTGCAAAAAGTATTAGCAACAGTAGGGAAACAGTCACGTCCTGCCTGCCTTACAAACAATGGTAGAAGCTTTCTCTTTATCCATCGGTCTATACCTTCATTCGtcaacaaaaacaataaaaaaaaaaaacacatccTAGCATCATAGATGGAGAGAGATGCATGCTTCAATTTTTCCGATGTACATaatcctttaaaataaaattaaaaaaaaaaaactatgagaatcacaaaaatcaaaaatttcgaaactacAACAGTTAAAAGCGGTTAAGCTGGTGGTAACAGTACAATTTTGAAgccaaattaaaaaacaaaatacaaaaaaaaaattctaaggCTACACTACATTTCTTTATCATGCTAATTAAGAAAGCAACAGGAAGGGAGGTCATGAGGGAGTTAATGGCGGTGATGATGGTCCAGCCAGCTAACctgaaagaggaaaaaagagagagaaatgacAGAAAGCCTTAGGCTGGCGGTGGGTTGGGCAGCTATATAAGAGAGGCTCGGTGCTCAACAAGCACCCCATTGGGCATTGGTTGGTGCAGCCAATTCCAACAGCAAACACAGCTGTGAATGGACACTGCCTTGGTTGCAGTAAACAAAGATTATATTGTATTCATATTTCACTTCTTCATGTAAGAGTAGTAGTAAATGTCACaaagatataaaatttttggcTTCAGGGCCTGTTCAGGGTTCAGGCCGCAACGCTGCACCAACCCTtcactttctttgtttttctttttcttttttcctttatttaatCATGACTAACATCGCCGCCGCTTGGCCTTTGGCTGCTGATGCCGTTACTGAGGGCTTCTCATGCTGGTCAACAGTATCAGAATCACAGTAGTTGAAATGATTGGGGTCGTTGGCATTACTTTCTTGAGGCGTATTTGCACTCCCGCCACCACCATCACCAGGCACCTTATCATCATTACAAACCTCATCAACGCTATGATCATCGTCGTCGTCGTCGTCGtcgtcttcttcttcttcttcttcttcattggCGTTGGCGGAGGGACCGCTTATGATAGACTGCTGCTGCTGCTTTTGACCAACAATAGGAAGTGGCTCAGTCAGTTGTTTCCCGTCTCGAGGTGGCGAAAAAACTACTGGCAGATAGTGATCCATTTCGCATGGGAATTTTGAGTTCCTAAAATGTTCTTTCAAAGCTTCCAATCcctaattttttaatcaattgaCAAAAAtcatatccaaaaaaaaagttaatccCGTATGAATTATCGGGCTTAAAGAGTAAACTTATTGGggtaaagaaaacaaaaaaaaaaacctgaaCTCTTGCGTAAGTAACTTCACAGATTTTTCTGGAGTTGAAAACTTCCCAGTGTTGATGATGGAAAGCCTTGTAGAGTCTCCATGTTGCTTGTGGGGATGTCATGTTCACAAATCCATATCCCACATTACACTTGTTGctgttttttatttcaaaaatataacaaTTCCAAGCAAAATAATGTTTagtaaataaattatacaaataaaaataaataaattatacaaATAATCGTCAGTTTTCatcacaacataaaatcaatGGGGATAAGAAGAATTACTTAAAATCAATGGGGAGGTACACGAAATCGTAACAAGATAAGGGCTGCTCGTCCCCGTCAGCAATCTGCTCGTTGCAGTGAATACAGTGATTGTCCAGCATGTTCAACAACAATTTCTGACTGCAACATGCCAAATTCAAACACACAAAAACCGCCGCAGAATTACAAATAAGcaataatttaaaagaaaaagaaagaacgaaaaaattcacaaaaaaatTCCCTACATTTTACCACGAAACGAAAAATGCaatcatttaattttctattgaAGTAGTAGTAAGTAAAAAGAGACTAACCTATATTTGTTGGGTATGTTCTTGATCATAACAGTGGTCCTGGAATCTTTACGACTGGATTCCACCATGGCATCTTCACTTATAAGGAAACGAGGATCAAACTTCTTTGCTTGTCTACCTTTCCATGGCCTGCCCCTACACTGCTGCTGCTTACTCGCATTGCTAATACTAACGGTCCACTGGTTGTTCTGGTTCTTCTTCGCATTCTTCTTAGGACCTCCACCACCAACCTTCTCTTCGACCACTGACGCTTCAACCGAAGCTTTGCTGTTGCTATTCCCATTAGGGTTTCCCTTACTAGAATTAGACGCTTTCTTCGTTGGCGATTGGCTTTGAGAAAGGAATGAACGAGGAATGTTCGAAGAAAATCCACCAGAGAATTTGCGAGACAACGAAGCTGGAGGAGGCGGCGGCGCCGGGGGTGAAGATGGGTACTCCGAATTTCTTATATGGTAATTGTTGGTCGTCAATGAAATATTATTAGCGCAGGCTGCAAATGCGTTAACGTTGGAGGCGTTGTTAGAGTTGAAGAACTTCCTGCTGTATCCTCCAGGTCGACTAAATTCAATCACAACTTGCTTCccattaatttcttttccattcatttCTCTTAAAGCCTTAGCCGCATCTCTTACATCAAAAAACTCCACAAACTTTTGGTGTTTCTTCAATGGTGTCTCTCTCAGTTCCTTCACGGGACCTGAcaacaaagtgaaaaaatatacaaaataaaCTGAAGAAAACCAACGGAAAGGAAGAATTTAACGTAGGGATGAAaccatatttataaatattcaaaaaagcTGTGCCTCCTTTTTGACAGTGAGAGACAATACTAATTCAACAGGCAaagaggaaaaacaaaaaaaaaaaatagatagaGACTCATCGATttgaaacaacaaaaaacAACGAAAACAAGACAGCTTAGGTGCCAATCAAACCCTTTTCAACTCTCCTTTTTTTGAAACAACGAGAAAAGGTGGAGAAGCAAAACTTACCATAAGCTTGGAAAATCTCCTTAAGTTTAGAAGTGGAAACGCCGGGGTCCAAGTTGAAAACCACAACAGTTCCTTGATTATTCCCGTCAGGAACAGCATTACTTGCCGGAATAATAAAGTGGGCCCAAGCAGCTCGTCCCGCTATAAGTCCACGCGCAGAAGGAGGCAGTGGCGCACACGCGTTAATCTCTCCTGGTTCACACCCGGCAGCAGCTGCAACACACTGGTTCCGAACCCTGGTTTGCTGTTGCATGTGCTGCTCTCGTATTTCCTTCAACGCTTTCTCCGCATGTCTCAGATCGTAGAAATGAACGGTCACGATCCCTTCTCGGACTCTTTCCATCTGGACCCCACGTACTTCCCCGAAAACTTCCAATTCTTTCCTCACCTTGGACTCGCTAACATCGCATGGGACCAACGTCAACACTAAAGCCCTCGTCGCCGCCGCCGTCGGAGGTGGCAGTGGCGGCTGCGGGGCAACCACCATGGAAGATGTAACATACGCCGTTGGTGCGGGTGCAGGTACGGGCGTATGGAACTGTGCTACGCCGCCATCGCAAATCGGCACCGCTGGAGGAGTAGCGTACGGGTAGTAAAGTTGGGGTGGTCTAAAGAGAGGAATTTGGGGTTGGCAAACGGGGATTTGTGCTGGCCAAAATTCTTGCGCTGTTGGGTCAAGGTTTCCAGGGAACCGGACCGGACCGGTGTCCCCCATGGCTGTTTCGGGGCTGAGAACCAGTAGGCAAGActcaagagaaagaaaacaagaacCTTTTCTTCGGCTCGACAACAAAAAAGGCTGAGAATTTAGTTATCGGGAAGCTGTTTTTCTAAGTAAGTTAAAAAACTGGGTaaccattttgttttttctttttttgtttattggcTGTTTTTTCCATCTTCAAAAGTCTTGGATTCAAAGAAGGAGAAAATGGGGGGTTTGGGCTCCTTTTTGCTCTACTTTCTTAACAAGGCAAAAGTTGCTGAAAATGCCGTTTGCCACCTCACggaaaacatgaatttacgGAGAAGCCCCCCTTTATCTGATCCTCCTTGTGATTTGGGGGTGATGAAGAATGTGAGCCGTACACGTGGCGATAGGGACGAATGTGTGTGGGTTGCCAAAAACTGGACTGGGGTAATAATTGCCCTGATGCATGGTACTTTTCATGTTGGTATTTTTGACTACTCGTATGCTTTATTTGTGCACCCTCCCCGCCCCcttattaattcttttgtcCGACTCCTCCACGGGCCTTTTCTTCTTATCTTTTGCTACCCATCCCTCCCAACatctaatttttcatttcgGACAATGTTTTTATGCCAAAACCTTATTTCTTAGGACAGAAAAAAGGACCTTTTTAAGGTTGGTGGGTGGCAAAAATTCAACtctgaatatttaattttaattttagttttagttttagtttggGACATCACTTGTCGGCACTGATCAAGTTTTTGGGTGGGGGTGGAGTTAGTATGGCAACATGGAAGCTGTGCAGGTGAAATCATCAGTCATTAAACATTCCATTACTTTTTTATGTGTAGCTTACTCTTTATGGCAAAGTCTGAACTAAGTCTCTGCATGTAATTACCAACTATATATTTAATTCAGACaaggaaaatttaatatatgacAGAAGAGACTAGAGAGAATgtggaaaacaaaaaacaaaaacaacattCAAATGAAGTGGGACACTTCAGTTATCTTAGCCCAATGCCCAGATTATCCCATCACCTTCcttataaaaacaaagaagaagaagaggaaaagaaacacctcggtatttttttttatccacTGCAACATGGAGGGAATTTATTACTACTATCAAAACTAATTGGCTTGACGGAAACAGGCTAAAAAGGCTGAAGAAGCAAACTTCAATCTCAACACTTTAAAGTGCTTTAGTAACATCCCGAGGCCCTTGAATGTGTACAGTAAAAACGAAGCATTTCAAAGATTGTTGTCGTTTGAGTTAGCCAGTGGGTGGATTAGATGTCTTGTTTATGTTGTGTGCATCTCATAAATTGAAATGACGGCATTGATCAGAAGACAGATACATTACTTGGGATTAAATACAACAGCAAGATTTCAATCAAATCTCTGAAAGAATATGAAATGATTGCTACCCCTCGTAAATGTCATGCAATAAAGGGATTTGACTACCGGACTTGTTTCATACGTAAATAGTTTCTCCTTTTGAAATTGACATGCGAGAATgacacagagagagagagagagagtgaacACGGAAAAATGGAGGAGAAAATGTGTACCGTTCTTCAATAAAGTAAGGAGTGGATGGTAGTAGTAATAGTGTTCGTGGTGAACAAATTATTCGGGCATCGGCTTCGGCCCGTGTTCAGCACACGTGCgtcatttttatatatttagtCTTCTCTTCAAAGTAAATTTCTAAGGTCTTTGGTTTCCATATTCCAACATGAGATTGATTCCAATGCCCACCTCAATccttgtattttaattttgtcttttgttgCTTTGCACGCTCATGTCTCCCCTTCCACGTCCTCTTGTTTTTCTTCGACAATATCTTTGCTCTCTTCAAAATACTATCGAATTCAAATACCTATGCATGCCCTTTACATGGATTTTTCCTCCTTTCCATGCACTAGTATTAAGTATATGTTTTTGCCAATCTTATATGTTTGAATGTTGGTCcatcatgaaatttattaaagaaaacatTCACTGGTGAGTATGATTTTATTGGCATACCAACTTCTTCAAATCTTAAATGTGAATGAGTGGAAACATGATTTGTGATGCGATGCAAAAGCTTAtcatagtaataataatatattttttaaaacagtGCACGAGAAATGTAGAAGAATTTGAGCTCGTGACATTGgctaaatttataaataatgtgGGTAGCTGAGTAGCTTTGCAAGGGGTATGTTCCCCATTGTTGCCACACGAATTCATGGGCCACTAAGGGCAGTAAAGGGGGCATAAAAAGTAAGTGAAAGGGATGTTTCTTTCTCTGCCCCCAGAGCCCACCCTTTTTTAGGGAGATTACACTATAAAGACTTGTTGTATTGGGTTGCAGACGCTTACCAGACATTCTATTTGCTGGACCCAGGAGCCTCCATTCCACACACTAGCCTTTACATTGTCGTGCATAGGAGAAAAGCTAACaacattaacaaaaaaaagtcCCATacctagtttttttttctttatttatataagattatatacAGATTAGATCCTAAGAAAATAATGCCAATTACAGAAACTAAATAACTTAACATTAATGTTGGATGATACTCGTACATAATaagatttcaatttaaaatttaaaagatttgGGATCTCTTCTTCACTGTTGAGACAAAATTTCATTAACAATCTTGTAATCTCATAtctaattaaaagaaatattgaagaaaaaaataggtAAGATTCATCTTACAATCCAATAATAATAgtgatttgaaaaaaaaagaagaaatattagaaaattaTTCCTAAGCAGAATCTTGATAaatctaattttctttccaaaatcatattttaGCTTATATTACTcttcatgatatttttttgCCACTAAACTAACtatattacacaatattaaacaacaattaactTATAAATAGTGCATAGATAACATTTGGGTAGAGGTTGGTttataataaacatatattcataattctgttaatataaagtattaataaaaaagtattttatacATCTCTACGAGAGAAATTAGAAGGTTGACACATACTTCATTaaggaaaattgaaaaaattagaACCTTAATTATATAAGACATAAAAGACATGTAATAATGTTTTAATCTTACTTGTAgaatttaaaaacattaacCGTGTATAGAATAATACTGGCAAAACACACAACCATATGATGTTGTATTtggcaaaaaagaaaaagtggactttctaattgataaaaaaaaaactaattaatttaaaataacacTTGAAtcttaaactttttttaattttttcaaaagataCGAATTAATGGATGAAAAAATTGCTAAACTAAATCTAAATTCTTGATTTTCACACTTGAGTTTATGTGAGTCTATAGTGAACTAGAgtataattaatttagaaagtccagaatataaaaaattttcttttaaataacttaattttcaagattttttattttgattattcaacTTAAGTATTACGAATTTAATCACCTAACTATTAAAAGATAATAGACATTTACGGGACATTTCACATCAAGTACTTTTGTTATATGGtaagaattaatttttgaaaaattattctaTTGTCATGTGACAAAGTGATTGACATGAATAGTACTGTGAAAATCTATTATACTTTAACAGTTAAGTGATGGATATAATAATACTCATAAATATTATTCTGTTAAAAAGAATTGggtgaagaaataaaagaattggAAAATGTAAAGAGAAGTGTGGTGATGGAAATGAAGTGCATGTGGAACTAGAGTTTGATTGACTAAGGTATAAGTCGTACTAGATAGGAATAGGATTTTGCCTATTTGGTTGTTTATGCGTACATGGAATGGAAGTGAATGTCCACAGGAATTTCAGCGGAGACAAAGGGGACCATAGGACCGGACCATCCTCATGTGCCCCCCACCCCCACCCCACCCCTTGTTACCAGGAATCTTGTTCATGGCCCTTGGCCTTGGGTGCCTAAAAAGGGTTTAAAACCCACCCATGCTACAACATTACTGTTTGTTTGCTGCTATATGCTAGTGCCTCCTGCTTTGTTAAATAATGCCGCAAATATGTATTGCCCATCGATAATGGAGAGCGTTGCCAACTAAAACCTCGGACTTCGTGTGCGCAATAAGGAGCTTGCTATGTCGTGTCCTGTCACCGTGGCGAGTCGATTCAGTTGCAGTATGCTGGAACAAAAAGGGGTTTGGTTCCGCCTGAGATATGTTTTCAATGTTTGATATTCTAGATTGTAAGATATGGcttttaacttttcaagggtGTAATTgtattataatcataatcaTGGGGTAACCacttttcaattaaaataaaacgaTATGATCAAGATTTTTGTTggattataaaattatgacCGAATGAAACCAATTAAAAAACCGCAAGCTCTCAACTTTAGATTATTAAATATGGCTTCTCTTCTCCCCAAATTTAAAAGTCTCGGACAGAGGGAGGAGATggatatatacatatacatatatatatatatatatatatatatatatataaatgttatGGCCATCAATGAGTGAAACTATGCACAAAAGATGGGT containing:
- the LOC18609625 gene encoding protein terminal ear1, with the translated sequence MGDTGPVRFPGNLDPTAQEFWPAQIPVCQPQIPLFRPPQLYYPYATPPAVPICDGGVAQFHTPVPAPAPTAYVTSSMVVAPQPPLPPPTAAATRALVLTLVPCDVSESKVRKELEVFGEVRGVQMERVREGIVTVHFYDLRHAEKALKEIREQHMQQQTRVRNQCVAAAAGCEPGEINACAPLPPSARGLIAGRAAWAHFIIPASNAVPDGNNQGTVVVFNLDPGVSTSKLKEIFQAYGPVKELRETPLKKHQKFVEFFDVRDAAKALREMNGKEINGKQVVIEFSRPGGYSRKFFNSNNASNVNAFAACANNISLTTNNYHIRNSEYPSSPPAPPPPPASLSRKFSGGFSSNIPRSFLSQSQSPTKKASNSSKGNPNGNSNSKASVEASVVEEKVGGGGPKKNAKKNQNNQWTVSISNASKQQQCRGRPWKGRQAKKFDPRFLISEDAMVESSRKDSRTTVMIKNIPNKYSQKLLLNMLDNHCIHCNEQIADGDEQPLSCYDFVYLPIDFNNKCNVGYGFVNMTSPQATWRLYKAFHHQHWEVFNSRKICEVTYARVQGLEALKEHFRNSKFPCEMDHYLPVVFSPPRDGKQLTEPLPIVGQKQQQQSIISGPSANANEEEEEEEDDDDDDDDDHSVDEVCNDDKVPGDGGGGSANTPQESNANDPNHFNYCDSDTVDQHEKPSVTASAAKGQAAAMLVMIK